The Flavipsychrobacter sp. genome contains the following window.
ACCAGGTAAGAATGTTTTGATTTCAAAGTATAAGCTATTCTCAATATGATGTTCAGGTGTATCATACTTTAATTTGTCATTGAAAGTAAACACACGTTCAAAAACATCTCTTGGTCTTGCTATATCTATTTTACTGTAAGTGCTATCAGTAAATAACCTTGGCTTATCCTCATCTGACACTAAACGTTGCCAAAACCCATAATAATTTTCAAAGAATTCTGGTTGGTCCATAGAGCGGAACACTCTATAATATCGCCAAGGGTAACCACCGTATAATTCATCACCACCCGTACCCTGCAAACACACTTTTACAAACTTTGATGCCAGCCTACTTATATAATAGTTAGGGTAACTCATGCCCACACGCAAGTCTTCTAAATGCCATACGAGCCTTGGTAAAGACCAGCTTAAATCTCCCGCATTTATTACTTGCTCGTAGTGTTCTGTTTTGAAGTGGTTAGCCATCAGCTCCGCATCTCTCCGCTCATCATAGTTTGCTTCAACACCCGTCACTTCCGACATGTCAAAACCCGCTGTAAATGTTGCTAACCTATCTACATGCTTCGAAGCTACTGCTGTAATAGAACCAGAGTCCATTCCTCCTGACAAATAGGAACCTACCGGAACATCTGAAATCATTTGTCTGGTGACTGCTTTTTCAAAACCACTTTTGGTTAAATCCAAAGCATCTTCAAAACTCATTTTATCATCCGGCTTCGTAAAGTCATAGTCCCACCAAGAGTAGTGTTTTACATACGTAGAGTCAGATGTTATTTTAACTGTGTTTGCGGGAGGCAACATCGTTACCCCTTTAAACAAGGTATTGTATGTAAATACGTTTTGGAATGTGAAATACTGATTCAAGGCATCATGATCCACATCTATCTTATAATCAGGATGAGTGATAATCGCTTTTATCTCTGAACCAAAAGCAATACTAGTACCATTAAACCAATAATAAAGCGGCTTTATACCAAACCTATCGCGACTTAGATACAATGCTTCATCCTTTTTATTCCAAGCAGCTACGGCAAACATGCCATTCAATCTTTCAAAGAAAGATGGACCGTAAGCTGCCAAGCCTTCTACTATCACTTCTGTATCTGTACGAGAAACAAAGGAGTGACCCTTAGATCTTAACTCTTGTTTCAACTCAAGAAAATTGTAGATACAACCATTAAATACTACTACCCACTCATCGTTCTTCGATGTCATGGGCTGAGCGCCAAGCGCAGAAGTATCTAGTATTGCTAACCTACGGTGTGTTAAGCCAATTTCATCATGCACATAAAACCCTTCTCCATCAGGTCCACGATGAGCAATTTTATCTGCCATCTTTTGCACCTGCTTTAGCGAAACGGGTTTTCTATTCAGATTATATACACCAGCTATACCACACATAGTTTATTAAAGACCTTTTATAAGGTTAGCTACATATTGATAGTCTTCTTCCACCATTTTGTTGTGCAACGGAATAGACATAGAATATTCATTGGCAGCATATGCACCAGGATAATCTTCAGGCTTAATACCAAAAGTATTAGCATAGTAACCCAACATATGTACTGCATGTGTACCAGGACGTGTGCTCACACCTTCCGATTGCAGATATTCCATAATCTCGTTACGAGATTTTGGCGCTTTACTTTCATCTATAAACAATACATAAGATTGCCAGCCGTGCTTATATCTATCACTATATTCAGGCGTTCTTATCCAATCGATATCTTTAAATTGCTCGTGATAAAACTTAGCCCATTTTGAACGCTCGTCTATAAATGTGTCTAGTTTCTTTATTTGCACCACACCAACAGCTCCTTGTAGGTCAGTCATTCTAAAATTATATCCTACCATATCAAACTCCGGTAATATATAAGGACGAGGTCCTTTATGTCTTTGCTCTTCAGATATCGAAGCACCATGATTACGAAGCTTATTTAGTTTGTCAGCCAGCTCATCATCATTTGTGGTCAACATACCACCTTCACCAGTAGTAACAGACTTACGAGGATGAAAAGAAAAACAACCAATATCCCCTAAGCTACCTGCAGGGTTACCATCTAATGCCGAACCCGCCGCACAAGCACCATCTTCTACAATCTTCAACCCCGGAGCTATTTCTTTTATCTTGTCTACATCAGCACACAATCCAAACAAGTGAACAGGGATAATAGCTTTGGTCTTATCTGTCAACTTAGCTTTTAGCTGTTCCGTATCTATATTGAACGTAACAGGATCAACATCAATGAAAACAGGTGTAGCACCACAATACATTACTGCATTAGCAGTAGATACCCATGTGAATGCTGGCACAATTACTTCATCACCTTCTTTTACGCCCAGTGCTACTAGTGCTAAATGTAGTGCTGTAGTACAACTAGTGACTGCAAGTGCATGCTTTACATTATGACGTTTTGCAAACAAGTCTTCAAACTCTTTTACTTTGGGTCCTTGAGTTATCCAACCACTGAAAAGGGGCTCTTTTAAAGCTTCCCATTCCTCTTGCCCAGTCATAGGCAATGATATCGGTATATTTCTTTTTGTTGTTTCCACTTTGTTTTCTTTTGATTGTTTAAGAAGAAAGAGCTTCAGTTACTTTAGTTGCTTCACGCCACTCAATTAGTTTCATCAAACCTTGTTCTAGAGAATATTTGTATTTAAACCCTAGTTCTTGCTCAGCTTTCTGACGAGAACCGATACGGTTTTTTACTAATGCTCTTGCATCATCTTCACTGTATGGCTTGTATATAACTTCAAGGTTAGATTCTTTTAGTTGAAGTATTGTATCGCAAAGCTGTTTAATAGTTGTTTGCACCTCAGTACCTACATTATAAAAGCCATAATCAGTATCAGAAAGTAGTGCTTGTATATTGCATCTCGCTACATCTTCTACATAGATAAAGTCGTATGCTTGAGAGCCATCGCCATTAATAACAGGTTGCTCATTTGCATCGATCTTGTTCAACATTATTGGTACTACACCGCTGTAAACGGCATGCTGATCTTGACCAGGACCGTAAACATTCATATAGCGTAAGCCAACAACCTTCAAGCCATAGCGGTCGTTGAATGCAGTACACATAGCTTCTCCCGCAATTTTAGTAGCTCCGTAAAAGTTCTGGTTATTGAATGGATGCTCTTCAGTCATTGGTACTTGTACTGCATCCCCATATACAGACGCAGAAGAAGAGTAGATCAACTTCTTCACTTTATGTTTTACACAAGCTTCAAGCACATTAAAAGTGCCAGCGATATTTACATCAAATGCCGTACGAGGAAAATCTTTACAATGCAACAACCACATGGCTGCTAAGTGGAACACGTAATCTATACCTTCGAATGCTTTATCAAGTATATCTGTCTCTCTTAGATCACCACCAAATGGGTAAACTGTGCAACGCTCATCCTTTAAACAATCTTCAATATTCTCCTGCTTACCACGCGTGAAGTTATCATAAATGATTACCTCTTTTACATCATGCTTCAATATCTCTCTCACTACAAAACCACCGATAAAACCGGCACCACCTATTACTAATACTCTAGAATCTTTAAGTTCCATTATTTATAGTATTTATTTGTTATTTATTTTTAATGATTGTACTGGAATTTTGGCTACTAAATTCAGCCCAATAGATTTGAGGTGTAATACTGCTTTACCACCTTCTACTCTTATCACTTTACCTTCTGTTTCTCTTAGTGGCCCTTCCATCACTGTGACGTCTTGTCCTTCAATCAAGTCTATAGTTATATCGGCGTCTCTATATTCATTTAAGAAGCTTTTTATAGCTTCAATTTCACTATCTCTTACTACGCCTGGTTTTTTATTCCACCACAAAAAACGCACGGCACCATGCATTTCTAAAATTTCAGCGCTTTGCGCATCATAATCTGCCAGTCTAACGAATATGTACGAAGTGAAAACAGGTACAATTACTTTTTTCTTCCTATCACTCCACTGTTTTACTTCTTCCCTTACCGGACAATATGCCTCAACCCCTGCTTCTTCCAGCAAGGTTGCCATCTTTTTTTCATTACGAGGTTTTGTATAGAGTACATACCAAGTCATATACTATACATCAGCGTTTGACCACAATAACAAATTGGTATTCTTGTCGTCTTGTGCTAACCACTCTTCTTTAGTATAAGTTAAATAACGAACTTTTCTATGTATTGGCTTTTCAGCTTTGGCTACCAAATTCACCAAATACTCTCTATCAATATTTCCTACAAAAATGAGGTCTATGATTCCACTATCATTCCCTTTAGCGTAGTCACCCGTCAGGTAAACCAACTCTAGCTTACCCATTCTATTAATTACCTGCTCTATTATCTTATCTACTCCTATATATTTAAGTACGATACTATTAATTTCTTGGAAGAGCGGGTGTTTATTATTTGCCTTGTATATTTTTTTATTACCCTGATTCTCAGAGATTAACATATCAGCTTCCTCAAATCTATTTAGCTCCACCCTTATAGAATTGGTACTCTCATTAAACTCTTCAGACAAGCCTCTCAAATAGGCTGTTGTGCCTGGATTGAGGAATAATCTCAATAAAAGTTTAATTCTTGTTTTAGAGGAAATAAGTGTTTCTAACATCTTCTAAGATCTTTTTCACTAGCCATACGGCACGGCTTCGCCATTGTCAGTCCCATAAAAGACTGCACGTAGAACGAGTAAGAATATTACTCAATCTACGTGCAAATCTATAATTATATTTTCTAAATACAAGGGTATTGAGATGACTAAATCTTTAAGAATACCCCATTACACATTATAAAGTACTATAATGCAAGGCTTTTTACATCTTCTTGTGCTTTTTCAAAGTCGTTATGTTTACCTATATCTAACCAATAACCTAATATCGGGAAGGAAACCAGCTTTTTACCTTTAGCAATTAGCTCATCCATAAGATCAGTTACATTATAGAACTCATTGTGAGGAACCAGTGATAATAATTCCTTTTTAATGATATAGATACCTGCGTTAGAATAGTAGGTGTAAGAAGGCTTTTCTTTAAGCGCATTTACCATATTACCATTATCAACTTCCATAACACCATAAGGAACAGTTACTTCATAGCTAGTTGTTGCAACTGCCATATCTGCTCCTGATTTGATAAACGTTTGAAAAAAACCATTGTAATCAATATCTGTTAGCAAGTCAGAGTTCATCACCATCACATAATCATGCTCTAAAGACTCCACCAACTTTACCGAACCTAATGTACCTAGTGGTTTATCTTCATGTACATATTTGATTGATATACCCTTGTCAGAACCATCTTTGAAGTAATCTTCAATCTTATCTGCCAAATAGTTTACACTTAGATATATGTTTTTAATGCCATATTTAATAAGGCGGTCAATGTTATGCTCCATGATAGGTTTATCACCTACATGTAGCATTGGCTTAGGCGTATCCTTAGTTAAAGGCATTAATCTGCTACCCTTGCCACCTGCCATTATAAATACATCTGCAGGCACAACCGACTCCAGCAAAGTAAGGTTAAGCACCTTTACTACTTGTTTCATTCGGTTCACAACAGGTACTATCAAGAAGTTCTTCTTTCTAAGACCGTTTATATCTGCCGATTGTAGCTCGTCTTCGTATATAAAAAGGGGATCTTTTTGTAGATAATCTATTATTGGGTCATCAAAGGTTAATCCTTTTATAAACCCTCTACGCAAGTCACCATCAGTTAATGAACCTATAAGTGTTCTATCTCCGTCTACAATTAATAGAATTGGATTTAGCTTTAAATCATTCAATTTAATAAGAGCGTCATAAACTGACTGGTCTTGAAATAGAATGTGTTTCTCTGTGTTTTGTTTCATATGTTTGGCTGTTTTGTATATTGACTGCAATATAGAGCCAACTCTATCCTACGAGAAAAATATACACGCTCATAACATCAAAACAACAACTGGATAACAAATCATTAGCAAACGGAATCGTAGACTTATGGCCTATAACTACTAGGTATATTGACTATTCTATCTTCTAGCCATTCTGAATTTTCCAGACTACCACACTGACAATCAGCGTACATATCCAGCTTATTCATTAGTGTCCAGATAGGTCTTGTCATTACCTTTTTGCTATTAGTAGCTTCAAGAAACGCATCTCTGTCAGCTCTATTATTTAACACTACACAATTCAGCCAGAAGTTAGCTTGAGTTCCTTCTTGCTCAAATACGAAATCAATATCTGAGTCTTTAAAGTAGGCCTTATACTCATTAGCCAATGCTCTTTTATTAGCCAATATTTCCTCTAACTTCTCTAGTTGAGCACAAGCTAATGCGGCATTTAAATTCGGCATCCTGTAGTTATAACCGACAGTATCATGTACAAACTCCCAAGGGTGTGGTACTTTAGCGGTTGTAGAAATATGTTTTGCTTTTTTTGCCAGTGCCTCATCGTTAGTTACAATAGCGCCACCCCCACCGCAGGTAATTGTTTTATTACCATTGAAGCTAAATGTACCAAGTAATCCGAAAGTACCAGTATGTTGGTCATTTTTATAACTACCCAACGACTCTGCTGCATCTTCTACTACAGGTATATTATATTGATTACATATTTCGACTATTTCATCTATTCTGCAAGGGAAACCAAACGTATGCATAGGCACACATGCTGCTATTTTCTTTCCCGTCGTTTTGTTTACTGCTACTCCTCCTTTCACCTCAACATTCTCTTTCAGGAATGCTGAAAGTGCAGCTGGAGACAACCCCATGGTATCCTTATCTACATCTACAAATACTGGTTTTGCGCCACAATGAGCAATAGCATTTGCTGTAGCAACAAAAGTAAGAGGCTGAGTAATAACTTCATCACCTGCTTCCACACCTGCAACTATCATGGCCAAATGCAGTGCACTAGTACCATTTGTTGTTGCAATAGCATATTTCGCACCTGTTAGATCAGCCATTATCTCCTCAAACTTATTTACATAAGCACCTACAGAAGAAACAAAGGTAGAGTCAATAGTGTCTATAAGATACTTCTTCTCATTACCTCCAAAGTATGGGGCATGTAGCGGTATAAACTCCTCAGGAGTTTTAAATGCTTCACGAATGAAGCTTATTATATTACTGTACATTTTTGTATTTGCTATCGTCTGGGTTAAGAATAAATCCGTCATCTAGTACTTTCTTCATTTGCTTGATACCGTCAGGCACAGTAAACAAAGGTTCAAAACCTAAACGCTCTTTTATCTTATCTGAAGATACCCTGTAATCACGAGGGTCTTCATTTTTAGCAACATACTTGATCTTTGCATCAGGAATGAATTTCTTCACCTCGTCCACAAGCATTTTCTTCTGGTAAT
Protein-coding sequences here:
- the asnB gene encoding asparagine synthase (glutamine-hydrolyzing), producing MCGIAGVYNLNRKPVSLKQVQKMADKIAHRGPDGEGFYVHDEIGLTHRRLAILDTSALGAQPMTSKNDEWVVVFNGCIYNFLELKQELRSKGHSFVSRTDTEVIVEGLAAYGPSFFERLNGMFAVAAWNKKDEALYLSRDRFGIKPLYYWFNGTSIAFGSEIKAIITHPDYKIDVDHDALNQYFTFQNVFTYNTLFKGVTMLPPANTVKITSDSTYVKHYSWWDYDFTKPDDKMSFEDALDLTKSGFEKAVTRQMISDVPVGSYLSGGMDSGSITAVASKHVDRLATFTAGFDMSEVTGVEANYDERRDAELMANHFKTEHYEQVINAGDLSWSLPRLVWHLEDLRVGMSYPNYYISRLASKFVKVCLQGTGGDELYGGYPWRYYRVFRSMDQPEFFENYYGFWQRLVSDEDKPRLFTDSTYSKIDIARPRDVFERVFTFNDKLKYDTPEHHIENSLYFEIKTFLPGLLLVGDKLSMANGLEERFPFLDNDLVNLAQQIPVKHKLGNLQNMKKLDENDYRDKRKVYQEFDDGKNVLRKAMGGFLPEKIINRKKQGFSAPDESWYRGENAQYIKELLLGKKAVSADYINPEYIEHIYKEHTEKDINHRLLLWSFMNFEWWCKIFLNNEQVG
- a CDS encoding DegT/DnrJ/EryC1/StrS family aminotransferase, whose protein sequence is METTKRNIPISLPMTGQEEWEALKEPLFSGWITQGPKVKEFEDLFAKRHNVKHALAVTSCTTALHLALVALGVKEGDEVIVPAFTWVSTANAVMYCGATPVFIDVDPVTFNIDTEQLKAKLTDKTKAIIPVHLFGLCADVDKIKEIAPGLKIVEDGACAAGSALDGNPAGSLGDIGCFSFHPRKSVTTGEGGMLTTNDDELADKLNKLRNHGASISEEQRHKGPRPYILPEFDMVGYNFRMTDLQGAVGVVQIKKLDTFIDERSKWAKFYHEQFKDIDWIRTPEYSDRYKHGWQSYVLFIDESKAPKSRNEIMEYLQSEGVSTRPGTHAVHMLGYYANTFGIKPEDYPGAYAANEYSMSIPLHNKMVEEDYQYVANLIKGL
- a CDS encoding SDR family NAD(P)-dependent oxidoreductase, whose product is MELKDSRVLVIGGAGFIGGFVVREILKHDVKEVIIYDNFTRGKQENIEDCLKDERCTVYPFGGDLRETDILDKAFEGIDYVFHLAAMWLLHCKDFPRTAFDVNIAGTFNVLEACVKHKVKKLIYSSSASVYGDAVQVPMTEEHPFNNQNFYGATKIAGEAMCTAFNDRYGLKVVGLRYMNVYGPGQDQHAVYSGVVPIMLNKIDANEQPVINGDGSQAYDFIYVEDVARCNIQALLSDTDYGFYNVGTEVQTTIKQLCDTILQLKESNLEVIYKPYSEDDARALVKNRIGSRQKAEQELGFKYKYSLEQGLMKLIEWREATKVTEALSS
- a CDS encoding UpxY family transcription antiterminator, giving the protein MTWYVLYTKPRNEKKMATLLEEAGVEAYCPVREEVKQWSDRKKKVIVPVFTSYIFVRLADYDAQSAEILEMHGAVRFLWWNKKPGVVRDSEIEAIKSFLNEYRDADITIDLIEGQDVTVMEGPLRETEGKVIRVEGGKAVLHLKSIGLNLVAKIPVQSLKINNK
- a CDS encoding winged helix-turn-helix domain-containing protein codes for the protein MLETLISSKTRIKLLLRLFLNPGTTAYLRGLSEEFNESTNSIRVELNRFEEADMLISENQGNKKIYKANNKHPLFQEINSIVLKYIGVDKIIEQVINRMGKLELVYLTGDYAKGNDSGIIDLIFVGNIDREYLVNLVAKAEKPIHRKVRYLTYTKEEWLAQDDKNTNLLLWSNADV
- a CDS encoding nucleotidyltransferase family protein; amino-acid sequence: MKQNTEKHILFQDQSVYDALIKLNDLKLNPILLIVDGDRTLIGSLTDGDLRRGFIKGLTFDDPIIDYLQKDPLFIYEDELQSADINGLRKKNFLIVPVVNRMKQVVKVLNLTLLESVVPADVFIMAGGKGSRLMPLTKDTPKPMLHVGDKPIMEHNIDRLIKYGIKNIYLSVNYLADKIEDYFKDGSDKGISIKYVHEDKPLGTLGSVKLVESLEHDYVMVMNSDLLTDIDYNGFFQTFIKSGADMAVATTSYEVTVPYGVMEVDNGNMVNALKEKPSYTYYSNAGIYIIKKELLSLVPHNEFYNVTDLMDELIAKGKKLVSFPILGYWLDIGKHNDFEKAQEDVKSLAL
- a CDS encoding LegC family aminotransferase gives rise to the protein MYSNIISFIREAFKTPEEFIPLHAPYFGGNEKKYLIDTIDSTFVSSVGAYVNKFEEIMADLTGAKYAIATTNGTSALHLAMIVAGVEAGDEVITQPLTFVATANAIAHCGAKPVFVDVDKDTMGLSPAALSAFLKENVEVKGGVAVNKTTGKKIAACVPMHTFGFPCRIDEIVEICNQYNIPVVEDAAESLGSYKNDQHTGTFGLLGTFSFNGNKTITCGGGGAIVTNDEALAKKAKHISTTAKVPHPWEFVHDTVGYNYRMPNLNAALACAQLEKLEEILANKRALANEYKAYFKDSDIDFVFEQEGTQANFWLNCVVLNNRADRDAFLEATNSKKVMTRPIWTLMNKLDMYADCQCGSLENSEWLEDRIVNIPSSYRP